ATCTCAATGCCACCGGCTCCAATCTTGCGGCGATCACCACTGCGCTTTCGGGTTCGAATGCGGCGCTCGCCAAGGCCTTTGCCGCGCGCGAGATTTCAGGCGAGCCGATCGATCAGCGCTGGCTCGATACGGTGGTGCGGCTGGACCCAGAGACCGGCCAACGGATGAATGAGCTTGAGGAGTTGATGGACCGGATGGAATATTCGCTGATGCGTTTTGCCCAGACCGCCAAAAGCGCGGCAGACGAAACAACCGAGCAGCGCGGCGCGCTTGATGCGCAGCTGCGCGAGATGAAACGGACGGACGGAGACCTGACGCCCCAAGCCGAAGTTGACCGTGTTATCAGCCTGTCCAAGGTCATGCTCGACCGGTTGGGGCAGGTCGAAATCGCGATGGAGCGCAGTCAGGCCGAATCCGACCAGCTGCGCGCCAATCTGGCCAAGGCGCGGATCGAGGCAGATGTCGATCACCTGACCCGTCTGCCCAATCGCCGCGCCTTTGAACGCCGTCTGGCTTCGGCGGCTCAAGAGGCGCAATTGTCAGGCAAGCCGCTTTGCGTCGCCTTTTGCGATGTCGATCATTTCAAGTCGATCAACGACACGCATGGGCATGATGCGGGCGACCGCGTTCTGGTCACGATCGCAAGCCTGCTCAATGGCAATGCCAGCGATGAATGCTTCGTCGCGCGCCATGGCGGCGAAGAATTTGTGCTTCTGTTCTACGGGCTCGATGCCGATGCGGCTTTCAACAAGCTCGACGGAATTCGCAGTGCGCAGGCGATGAAGCAATTGCTCAACCGAGAGAATGGCAAGCCCTTTGGCAAGGTTACATTCTCCGGCGGGATCGCAACCGTGAACTCGATCGAGGATATGCGCGACGCGCTGGGCCGGGCCGATGCGGCGCTGTATCAGGCCAAGGAAAATGGTCGCAACCAGATCATGGTGATCTAGCGCCTTATTGCTCGTCAGAGCTCCGTTTCCGGATCGATTATCGGAGCGTCATAGGCGAGGCTGGCATAGATATCGCTGCTGTCGGCGCGGCTTAAAACCACTCTGACAGCAAATCCGCTTTCACTTGCTTCGCTGGCCAAGGCTTCGGCGTCACGCCAGATTTGCGAGCGCTCACTCGCGGCGAAGCGGGCAAAGACGGTCAAAGTAGCGCGCCCGTCCGCCGGACGTTCGGCGAGCCATTGCGAAAGTGACGGACCGCGCGGGTCAGGCCGGAAGAGCGCTTGTGCTGCTGCGATTTGCGGAGCCTCTGTCTCAGGAGCCTCTGCCTCAGGGGCCTCTCCATCATGGCCTTCCTCAACGGCCAGCGCTGACAGAGTCACCAGAAACAGGATCAGGGCAAGGTCGGCAAGGATCAGTTGCCAGCTTTGGGCATGGCGGACGATCATGCCGCATCCTGAACCGGAGTGATCGAGCGTGTGCTGCCGCCGGTCAGCTCTGCATCGAACCATTCAAGCAGATCCGCGCGCACTTCTTCCTCGCGTTCGCCGCGGCGCTCGATTGCGCGGGCGAGCGGGATGCAGACAAGGTTGGCGGTCAGCACTCCGTAAAGCGATGACAGAACCGCCGTCCCGACCGCTGCCATGGTCACTTCAGCTGCGCTTCCCGTAGCAGACGGCGCAAGCTGGGTAATCGAGAACAAGGTGCCCACCAGGCCGAAGACCGGAGCCAGCTCGCCGGCAAATTCGAACACGCGCACAGCCTGCGCCATGGCGATTTCGCGGTGCGCGCGCTCGGCTCTGGCGGTGGAATGGAGCAGGTCGAGCGAGCCGGAGACGACATAGGCATCGACCAGCCGCGCGGTTGCCGGGTCGGGCGGGGTGGAGGTCTCTGCGCAAAGGTGCCCGCGCTTGGCAATCGCGCTGACACTGCGGGCCAGGGCAGCGCGGTTGGCGTCTTCGTCGAACGTGCGTTTGCCGAGCCGGATCAATGCGCGCCCGGCGGCCCTGATCTCGCGCCCTCCGCAGCGGGCGATGGTGGCGAGAAATGTTCCGGCCAGCACGACCACCAATGCCGCAGGATCGAAAAACCCCTCCAGAATCCCTCCGGAGCTTGCGGCGGTCTCGCTCAACATCTGTGGCTGCTCCTTGGGTCCGATTGAGGTGGCATCAATCAGAACGGCGCTGGCACCGCAGAATTAAGCGCAATCATATCTGCGAGGCCGGGCAGGGGCAGCGTCTTGCAGGGAGCCTGCAAAGGCTTGCCGCAATCCCGTGTCCTCCCCCTGTGATTGTAGGCGGAACGGTGCGTTTGGCACGCATGCTGCATCATGTGAACGCACACCGGATTGGCCGGTCCAATATGCAGGACATGATCCATGAACGAGCAGATCTTTGGCATCCACGGCGCCGCGCTCGAACTGCGTTCGCAGCGTATGGGCGTGCTCGCTTCGAACATCGCCAATGCGGCAACTCCGGGTTTCAAAGCGCGCGATATCGATTTCAACGCTGCGCTTGATGCGCGGCTTTCCTCGTCACGCAGCGGCGACATGATGGCGGGCGAGCCGGAAATGCTGTTCCGCCGCCCGACCATGCCCAGCCTTGATGGCAACACGGTCGAGCTGGGGCGCGAGCAGGTCGCCTTTGCCGAAAACGCGCTCGCCTACTCCGCAACGCTCAGCTTCGTGCAGGGCAAGGTCAACACGATCACCCGCGCGCTGAAAGGGGAATGATTGATGCCTGACCGCGCTCCCATGACGATGTTCTCGATGACGCAGCAGGCCATGTCGGCCCAGATGGTGCGGATGAATGCGGCGACTTCGAACCTCGCCAATGCCGGTTCGGTTTCCTCCAATGAAGCCGATGCGTACCGCCCGATCCGCGCGGTTTTCGCCAGTGAGCTGGACCGCGCGAGCGGGCTTTCGGCTGTGCGCAGCGACGGTCTGGTGCGCTCCGAATCGGCGCCGACCAAACGCTATGATCCGGACCATCCGCTCGCCGACGAGACCGGCCATATCTGGGAGGCCGCCGTCGATGAGAGCGCCGAGATGGTCGAGATCATGGAAAGCGCGCGCCAGTACCAGAACATGGTCCAGGCGCTGCAAACCGCCAAGCAACTGATGCTCGAAACGCTGAGGAGCAATTCATGACCGAGATCACCAATAATGTGCTGAATGACCTGAACGCGCCCGGTTCCATCCGCCGCGAAAGCGCGGCTGCTTCGCTCGGTGCGGCCGATTTCCTGCGCCTGATGACCGCGCAGCTGGCCAATCAGGATCCGTTGGAGCCGCAATCGAACGAGCAGATGCTCGCCCAGCTGGCGCAATTCTCTTCGCTGGAGAACAACACCGCCTCGCGCGCCACTTTGTCCGAGATTGCGGCCAAGCTCGACGCGCTGATCGAAGCGCAGGAGCGCGCCGCCGAGGCCGCAGCTGCCGAGGCCGCCGCGTCAGCCGCTGGCTCCACCCCCATCGCAGAAACCGTCTGATCCTCTTTCAACCACAAGGAAAACCCCATGTCCTTCTTCACTTCGCTTAGCGGCATGCGCAACGCCGAAACCGATCTGCGCGTGATCTCGAACAATATCGCCAATGCCGAAACGGCGGGCTTCAAAAAGTCGAACGCGCAATTTGCCGATCTGGTCGCGACCGGCGGTAGCACCGATCCGCGGCGCACGCCCGGCATCGGCGCGGCTGTTTCAGCGATCTCGCAGGACTTTGGTCTCGGCCAGCTCGAACAGACCGGGCGCGTGCTCGATGTCGCGATCAATGGCGACGGATTCATTGCCACGGCCAATGCGATTTCGGGCGACGTCACCTTCACCCGCAACGGCAATCTGCAACTGGTCGCAACCGGCGAATTGCAGGATGCGTTCGGCGACCTGGTGCAGGCCTTCCCTGTTGATGCAACCGGCACACCGACTTCGACCACGCCGGCCAATGTGCTTGTCCCTACCGTCAATGGCGCAGGTGAGACGCTGTCTAGCATTTCGCTCGATGCCCAGGGCCTGCTCGTTGCGACCTATTCCGATGGTTCGAACGAACCGGTTGCGATGATCTCGCTGGCTTCGTTCGCATCGAATGGCGGATTGCGGCCGATCGGGCAGACCAAGTGGGAGACGACCGCTGATTCGGGACCGCCCACTTACGGTCAGCCGGGTATTGGCAATCTGGGCCAGTTGTTCAGCGGCGCGCTGGAACGCTCCAATGTCGATCTGGCTGAGGAAATGGTTTCATTGCTGACGGCGCAGCGCAACTTCCAGGCCAATGCCCGCGCGATCGACACCGCCACCGCGATCTCGCAGACCGTCCTGAACCTCCAGCGGTAATGGCTAGGATTTAGGAACCCGCCATGGACCGCCTGATCTACACCGCTTTGACCGGCATGAACTCGGCGATGGATCGCCAGCGCACGATTGCCAACAATCTTGCCAATGCGTCCACGCCGGGTTTCCGGCAGGAGATCTTTGCCGTCACGCCCGCAACTTTGCGCGATGGCAGCATCGAAGCGCGGGCTATGGCGCGCGGCTTGGTGCGCGGGGCGGATATGGCGCAGGCGCGGGTCAATCCGACCGGCCAGCCGCTCGACATTGCGGTGCAGGGTCAGGCGCTGATCGCCTATCAATCGCCGGATGGTTCGGGCACCGAGATCTATTCGCGCCGCGGCGATCTGCGCGTGGCCGAAACTGGCGTTTTGGAGAATGGCGAAGGCCTTCCGGTGCTGGGCGAAAGCGGAGCGCCGATCACGGTGCCCGCAGGCTTCCGCATCACCATTGCTGGGGATGGCAGCGTGCTTGCGAGCGATCCGGCAGCTCCCAACGCAGAGGCGCAGGCGATTGACCGGATCAAGCTTGTCTCTCCCGAAGGCAGCCAGCTGCTCAAGGGGATCGACAGCTTTCTCGAAGTGCCCGGCGGCGGCGTCTTGCCGATTGATCCCACGGCGCAAGTGACAGCGGGCGCGCTCGAGCAATCCAACGTCCAGACCGCCGAAACCCTCGTTCAGATGATCGAGGCCCAACGCGCTTTTGAACAGCGCGCCAAGATTATCCAGACCGCAGGCGAACTCGACGAAGCAAGCAGCCGCTTGCTCGGCATGGGTTGAGCTTGGGGTTGAGCTTGGGCTTGAGCCTGAGCCTGCGGACCAGAGACTGAAAGGATACACAGATGCCCACTTCCGCCCTTCACGTCGCCCGAACGGGGCTTGAGGCGCAGGATGCGCGCATGCGTGTCATCGCCAACAATCTCGCCAATATCGGCACGTCGGGTTTCAAGCGCGACCGGGCCGATTTTGCCACGCTCGCCTATCAGGAACAGCGCGTGGCGGGCCAGCAATCGACGGGGCAGACCGCCTATGCGGTCGGGCTCAATCTGGGCACCGGCGTGCAGGTTCAGGGCACCACGCGGATCAATTCGCAAGGGACGCTGAACCAGACCGGCAACACGCTCGACATTGCGCTCGATGGTCCCGGCTTCTTTCAGGTTGAACTGCCCGGCGGCGGGCAGACCGCCTATACCAGAGCGGGCAATTTCACCCTCTCACCCGAGGGCCAGCTGGTCACCTCGCAAGGCTATTCAGTGACGCCGCCAATCCAGATTCCGGCCGGTGCGCGCAGCGTCTCGATCGCGCCTGACGGGACAGTCAGCGCGGTCCAGCCGGGTCAGGCCGCGCCGATCCAGGTCGGCCAGCTTCAGGTCGCCAGCTTCATCAACCCGGCGGGCTTGCAGTCTATCGGCGACAATTTCCTCGTCGAAACCGCTGCCAGCGGGCCTGCCGATAGCGGCCTCGCCGGACAATTCGGGCGAGGCAATATCCGGCAGGGCATGCTGGAGGGTTCCAACGTCAATGTCGTCGAAGAGCTGGTCGAGATGATCGAAGCCCAGCGCGCCTACGAGATCAATTCCAAGATGGTCAGCGCGGTCGATGAGATGCTCCGCAACGCCAATCAGACCCTGTGAGGATATTCATGCGAACCCCAATCCGCCTTGCCATTACCGCGCTCGCTGCGCTGTCGCTTTCTGCCTGTCTGGGGGGAGGTCCGGACCGCGAGCTGGGCTTTACCGCCCCGCCGCCTCCGCCTGCGCCCACCGCGATTGCCGGCGCGCAAAGCGGTACGCAGGGCGCAATCTTTCAGGCCTCGCAAGGTTACTCGGCGCTGGTCGTCGGCACCCGCGCGCGCCAGCTTGGCGATATGGTCACGATCCTGCTGATCGAAAGCACCAGCACTTCGAAGAGCACAACCGGATCAACCCAGCGCGATGGCGGCTTTGCCTTGATCCCGCCCACCGCCGGTCCGCTCGATTTTCTCAACCCCAATGCCCTTAATGCCAGCGGCCAAGGGTCGTTCAATGGAAGCGGGAATGCTGCACAGCAAAGCCAGATGACTGGCGCGGTCGCGGTCACGATTGCCGCGATCTATCCCAACGGAACCGCCGAAGTTGTCGGAGAGAAACAGATGTCGCTGAGTCAGGGGGATGAGTGGGTGCAATTTGCCGGCCGCATCCGCTTGGTTGATATCGACGCTGATAACACTCTGCCCAGCTCGCGCGTTGCCAATGCGCGGATCATCTATGCCGGGCAAGGCGCGGTGCAGCAGGCGAGCCGTCCGGGCTGGCTGTCGCGCTTCTTCAACGCGGTCTCGCCGTTCTGATGCCCCGTTTCAGCATCTTTGCCGCTCTGCTCGCGCTCTTCGCTTTGCTCGCGCCCGCCCCTGCTGCTGCCGAACGCATCCGCGATCTCGGGCAGTTCGAAGGGCTGCGCGCCAACCAGCTCACCGGATATGGCGTGGTGGTCGGCTTGCAAGGGACCGGCGATGACAACCTTGAATATGTGACCGAAGCGATGCGCGGTGTCTCCGGCAGGCTGGGGCTGCAACTGCCGCCCGGTGTCAGCCCCAATCTGCGCAATGCCGCAGCCGTCATCATCACGGCTGAGCTCCCCGCTTTCGCAAAGCCGGGGCAGCGTATCGACATTACAGTCTCGACCTTGGGACAGGCGCGTTCCTTGCGCGGCGGCGCGCTGGTGCTCGCCCCGCTCTACGGCGCCGATGGACAGATCTACGCCATGGCGCAGGGCAATGTCGCGGTCGGCGGTCTGGGCGTGTCGGGCCGCGATGGATCGCAGCTGACCGTCAACGTCACCACTGTGGGCCGGATCGCTGACGGAGCCTCGGTCGAACGCGCGGTTGCAACCGGCTTTGACCGCGAGGCGAGCCTGCGTTTCAACCTCCATCAGGCCGATTTCCTCACCGCTGCCCGCGTGCGCGATGCGATCAATTCCCGCTATCCCGGCATGGCGCAGATTGCCGACGGGGTGAGCATCGAATTGACGCTGCCCTTTGGCAATGATGTGCGCGCAGCGGCTTTGGCTGAAATCGAGATGCTGCCGGTGACGCCAGCGCCGGTCGCGGCGCGGGTGATCGTCAACAGCCGCACCGGCACCGTTGTAATCAATCAGGCCGTCCGGCTAGCGCCCGCCGCGATCAGTCATGGCAAGCTGGTAATCCGCATCGATGAAGCCCCGCGCGTGGTCCAGCCCGAACCCTTTGGCAATGGCGAGACGGCGGTGGAGGAATCCTCCGAAATTTCGGTCGTGCAAAGCGATGACCGTGTGGCTCTGATGCCGGGCGCGGCCAATCTTTCGGAGATTGTCGACGCGCTCAATCTGCTGGGCGTGGGTGCGTCTGACCTTGTGGTGATCCTCGAAAGCCTCAAACAGGCCGGCGCTTTGCAGGCCGAGATGGTGGTGCTGTGATTACGCCCATTCGTCCCCAAACCGATGCCGCATCCGCGCAGATCAGCCCTGAACGGCTGGAGCTGCGCGAGGCTGCGCAAGGGTTCGAGGCGATCATGATCCGGCGCATGCTGGAATCTGCGCGCGCGGCGAGCTTTTCAGAGGACACCCCGCTGACGGGCGGCGGGCTGAAACAGTTCGAAAAGATGCGCGATGAAAACTTCGCCGAGATCGCTTCGCAAAGCGGGGCCTTCGGGTTTGCACGGAGTATCGAAGAGCAGCTTGCTCAATTCCTCCCTGCCAATGGTGAAGAATAATGTCGACGAGCATCCTCAATATCGGCCGGACAGGGGCCGCAGCAGCGCGGGCCAGCCTCGAGCTGACTGCGCAGAATATCGCCAACGCCTCCAATTCCGACTACACAAGACGGCGGATGGATCAGGTTGAACTGGTCGGCACCGCGCGGATCGATCGCCAGTCGCGCAGCACTTTGAACGGCGTCCTGATCGGTGACGTACGCCGCTTTGACAGCGAGTTTGGCCAGCGGCAGGTTCGTGCGAGCACTTCGGATCTTGCCCGCGTTGCAACCGAGATATCGGGCCTGCGCGATGCCGAATTGGCGCTCGAAGAATCCGGGCTCTACGAAAAGCTGATCGACTTTGAGGCCTCGCTCACTCTGCTGGAGAGCGACCCCACCGATCCTGCTTTACGTACCGGCGCGCTCGAAACCGCGCGCCAGCTGACGCAAACATTCCAGACCGCCGAATTTGCGCTTAGTAACGCGCGCAGCTTCATCGAATCCGAGCTGACCGCCGGGGTTGAAACTGTCAACGGCACCGCAAGCGAGCTTGCGCGGATCAATGTCGAACTTGTCAATGCCCGCGAGGGTACAGCAGGCCGTGCGGCATTGCTCGATGCCCGCGATGCGGCGCTGCGCGATTTGTCCGAGGAAGTGGGGATCACAGCCACTTTCGACGAATTCGGCGCGGCAGAAGTGCGCGTTCTTGCAGACCCGCCGCCGCCTGGCGAAACCGGCGTTCTGCTCGTTTCCGGGTCGAATTTCAGTCAGCTCAGCGCCACCACAAACAATGGCAATCTATCACTCGCGGTGGGCGGAGCGAGCTTCACTGCGGTCGGCGGAGCGATGGCGGGCCGGTCTTCGGCCCTGTCCGATATTGCTGGCCGCCAGGTCGAGCTCGATGCGATTGCAAACTCAATAATTATAGGCGCCAACGCTGCTCAGGCAGCCGGAAGCGCGCTCGATGGTTCGCCGGGACAGCCCCTGTTCTCCGGCAACGGGGCCAGCGACATCGCCTTGGTCCTTGACGATGGAGCTGGCCTCGCATTGGCTCCCGCGGGCGCTCCTGCGGGCAGCCGTGACACGTCCAATCTTGGCAATCTGATCGCCGCTTTTGGTGCCGATAACGGCCCTATAGCTGCAACCGACCGAATGTTGCTGTCGCTGTCGAGCCGGATATCCGGGCTTGATTCGCTGCGCGACGGGCTCGCGATTATCGCCGAGAGCGCTGAAGCCAACCTGCTCGCCGAAGTCGGTGTCGACCTAGATACCGAAGCGACCAATCTGATCCGGCTGCAACAGGCTTTCGAAGCAAACAGCCGCGTGATGCAGGTCGCAACCGAGTTGTTCGACACGATCCTGGGGCTGGGCTGATGAACATTGTTGGAAACTCAACCGGCGCATTTTTTGAGCGCTCGCTGGGCCAGATGGGGAGTCTGCGCGAGGCGCTGGAGACCTTGCAGACCCAGATTGCGACGGGTGAGCGGATCACGCGCGGGTCCGATGATCCGGTGGGAGCCTCTCGCCTGCGCGCGCTTTCCCGGCTCGAAGTGCGCGGGCGCACCGAACAGGAAAACGCCGCACGGCTCGAACAGGATCTGACCGAAGGCGCCGAACAGATCGCCGGCGTGCTCGAATTATTCCAGCGCGCGCGCGAGCTGGCGATCACGGCAGCCAATGATCCAACCGGCGAGAACGGCCGCGCGGCGATTGCTGACGAGCTTGAGCAGATGAGCGAAGAGCTGTTTGCGCGCAGCAATTCCCGCTCGATCACCGGCGCGCCGCTCTTTGCAGGCACTGCTGGCAATCCCGCTTTCATTCGCGATGCGAGCGGCGTTGTCACTTATAATGGCAACAATCAGAACGGATCGGTGCCGGTTGCTCCGGGCACAGAGATCGAACGCGGTGTGACGGGTGAGCAGTTGTTCGAATTCGATGTCGGGGGCAGCCAGACCAGCGCCTTTGCCGTCATTTCCGGCCTTGCCGCAGCGATGCGGGGCGGAGCGGTTGATCCCGCCGCGGCGGCACAAGATGCCATCGCCGGGATCGATGCGGCGATCGACACCGCCAACCGCAGCCAGACCGTCATCGGAACGCGGCTCGCCTGGGTCGAGGCGATCCAGCAGGACCAGCAGAACCGCGCGGTGACAGTCGCTGAAAAGCGCTCCGATATTGGCGATACGGACATTGCCGACACGATCGTGCGTCTGCAGCAAACCCTCACCGCGCTCGAAGCCAGCCAGGCAAGCTTTACCCGTGTCAGCTCGCTGACCCTGTTCAACGCGCTCTAAGAAGGGGTCGGTTCCATGTTTGCCGCAATCGGTATCGTAGTTCTGATCGTCCTGGTGTTTGGCGGCTTTGTGCTGGCGGGCGGGGCGTTGGGGCCGGTTCTCGCCGCCTTGCCGCTTGAAATGATGATGATCGGCGGGGCCGCGCTAGGCGCGACCATAATCGGCAATTCCATGCACGAGATCAAACTGCTCGGCGGCGGTCTTGGCAAGGTGTTCAAAGGGCAAAAATACACCGACGAAGATCATATCGACGCCATCGCGCTCACCAGCAAGCTGATGAAACTGATGCGATCGGAAGGGGCGGTCGCGCTCGAAAGCCATGTGACTGAACCCGAGAACTCAACCGTTTTCAGCGAATATCCGCGCCTGCAAAAAGACCCGGTCGTGGTCGATATGATCTGCGATCCGCTGACTTTGATGGTGGTGTCGTCGGGAACGCTCGACACCCATGCGGTCGAGGATGTGATCGACAATGCGATCAAGACCCAGCTGCACGAAATGCACGAGCCCGAACATGCGATCCAGTCGCTCGCCGATGCGTTCCCGGCATTGGGTATCGTCGCGGCTGTGCTGGGTGTGATCAAGACGATGGGTTCGATCAACGAACCGCCCGAGGTTCTGGGCAAGATGATCGGCGGCGCGCTGGTCGGCACGTTTCTGGGCGTGCTGCTGGCCTATGGATTTGCCGGGCCGATGGCCGCTCGGCTGAAACAGATCAACGCGCATGACGAACAGATCTTCCACACGATCAAGCAGGTCATCATTGCCAGCCTCCACGGCTATCCGCAGCCAATGGTGCTCGAGGCCGCGCGTTCGGGCCTGCCGCCTGCGCACCGTCCGAAACTGACCGAATTGCTCGACGCGATGCGGGGCAAGTGAGATGGCGAAAGAGGCAGTCGCTGAACCGCCAGCCGAGATTCCGGCACCGATCATCGTCAAGAAGATCACGATTGAAGGTGGAGGCCATCACGGCGGCGCTTGGAAGGTGGCCTATGCCGACTTCGTGACCGCGATGATGGCGTTCTTTCTATTGCTCTGGCTGCTGGGTGCGACAGAGGAAAACCAGCGCAAGGGCATTGCCGACTATTTCGCGCCAACCCTGGTCAAGACCCGCCAGCAAAGCGCAGGTTCTGACGGCATGTTGGGCGGCAGCTCGATCACTGATGTCGATAATTACCCCAACCGTCAGGGCCAGACCGGCACCCAGTCGATGACTGTTCCGCGCGGCGCGCAGGGCGGGCCGGTCGAAGGCGGCGGTCGGGGTGAGGCCGATGTGGAGCGGGTGCGCGACCTGCGCGAAGCCATTGATCGAAAGCTCGCGGAGCAGCGCGAACTCTCTCACCTCGCCAATCAGGTCCGCGTGATGCGCGCGCCTGATGGCATCAGGATTGATCTGGTCGATGATGCGGACTTCTCGATGTTCTCGCTCGGCACCACGATCCTCACCGACGATGCGCGCGGGCTCCTGGAGATCATCGGAGAGGCGATCTCGGACCAACAAAGCCCGCTGATCCTGCGCGGTCACACAGATTCGCTGCCGTGGCGGTCAGGCGTTGTTGCCAACAATTGGTCGCTCTCCGCAGGCCGCGCAGAGGCAACGCGCCAGCAGCTGATCCTCGGCGGCATTCCG
This genomic window from uncultured Erythrobacter sp. contains:
- the flgF gene encoding flagellar basal body rod protein FlgF — its product is MDRLIYTALTGMNSAMDRQRTIANNLANASTPGFRQEIFAVTPATLRDGSIEARAMARGLVRGADMAQARVNPTGQPLDIAVQGQALIAYQSPDGSGTEIYSRRGDLRVAETGVLENGEGLPVLGESGAPITVPAGFRITIAGDGSVLASDPAAPNAEAQAIDRIKLVSPEGSQLLKGIDSFLEVPGGGVLPIDPTAQVTAGALEQSNVQTAETLVQMIEAQRAFEQRAKIIQTAGELDEASSRLLGMG
- a CDS encoding flagellar hook capping FlgD N-terminal domain-containing protein; this translates as MTEITNNVLNDLNAPGSIRRESAAASLGAADFLRLMTAQLANQDPLEPQSNEQMLAQLAQFSSLENNTASRATLSEIAAKLDALIEAQERAAEAAAAEAAASAAGSTPIAETV
- the flgG gene encoding flagellar basal-body rod protein FlgG; this translates as MPTSALHVARTGLEAQDARMRVIANNLANIGTSGFKRDRADFATLAYQEQRVAGQQSTGQTAYAVGLNLGTGVQVQGTTRINSQGTLNQTGNTLDIALDGPGFFQVELPGGGQTAYTRAGNFTLSPEGQLVTSQGYSVTPPIQIPAGARSVSIAPDGTVSAVQPGQAAPIQVGQLQVASFINPAGLQSIGDNFLVETAASGPADSGLAGQFGRGNIRQGMLEGSNVNVVEELVEMIEAQRAYEINSKMVSAVDEMLRNANQTL
- a CDS encoding GGDEF domain-containing protein is translated as MEMSAPPEVPEKDSPSRARDARNELLDRIREFVMKHDLNATGSNLAAITTALSGSNAALAKAFAAREISGEPIDQRWLDTVVRLDPETGQRMNELEELMDRMEYSLMRFAQTAKSAADETTEQRGALDAQLREMKRTDGDLTPQAEVDRVISLSKVMLDRLGQVEIAMERSQAESDQLRANLAKARIEADVDHLTRLPNRRAFERRLASAAQEAQLSGKPLCVAFCDVDHFKSINDTHGHDAGDRVLVTIASLLNGNASDECFVARHGGEEFVLLFYGLDADAAFNKLDGIRSAQAMKQLLNRENGKPFGKVTFSGGIATVNSIEDMRDALGRADAALYQAKENGRNQIMVI
- the flgK gene encoding flagellar hook-associated protein FlgK, with the protein product MSTSILNIGRTGAAAARASLELTAQNIANASNSDYTRRRMDQVELVGTARIDRQSRSTLNGVLIGDVRRFDSEFGQRQVRASTSDLARVATEISGLRDAELALEESGLYEKLIDFEASLTLLESDPTDPALRTGALETARQLTQTFQTAEFALSNARSFIESELTAGVETVNGTASELARINVELVNAREGTAGRAALLDARDAALRDLSEEVGITATFDEFGAAEVRVLADPPPPGETGVLLVSGSNFSQLSATTNNGNLSLAVGGASFTAVGGAMAGRSSALSDIAGRQVELDAIANSIIIGANAAQAAGSALDGSPGQPLFSGNGASDIALVLDDGAGLALAPAGAPAGSRDTSNLGNLIAAFGADNGPIAATDRMLLSLSSRISGLDSLRDGLAIIAESAEANLLAEVGVDLDTEATNLIRLQQAFEANSRVMQVATELFDTILGLG
- a CDS encoding flagellar basal body P-ring protein FlgI, which translates into the protein MPRFSIFAALLALFALLAPAPAAAERIRDLGQFEGLRANQLTGYGVVVGLQGTGDDNLEYVTEAMRGVSGRLGLQLPPGVSPNLRNAAAVIITAELPAFAKPGQRIDITVSTLGQARSLRGGALVLAPLYGADGQIYAMAQGNVAVGGLGVSGRDGSQLTVNVTTVGRIADGASVERAVATGFDREASLRFNLHQADFLTAARVRDAINSRYPGMAQIADGVSIELTLPFGNDVRAAALAEIEMLPVTPAPVAARVIVNSRTGTVVINQAVRLAPAAISHGKLVIRIDEAPRVVQPEPFGNGETAVEESSEISVVQSDDRVALMPGAANLSEIVDALNLLGVGASDLVVILESLKQAGALQAEMVVL
- a CDS encoding flagellar biosynthesis protein FlgL translates to MNIVGNSTGAFFERSLGQMGSLREALETLQTQIATGERITRGSDDPVGASRLRALSRLEVRGRTEQENAARLEQDLTEGAEQIAGVLELFQRARELAITAANDPTGENGRAAIADELEQMSEELFARSNSRSITGAPLFAGTAGNPAFIRDASGVVTYNGNNQNGSVPVAPGTEIERGVTGEQLFEFDVGGSQTSAFAVISGLAAAMRGGAVDPAAAAQDAIAGIDAAIDTANRSQTVIGTRLAWVEAIQQDQQNRAVTVAEKRSDIGDTDIADTIVRLQQTLTALEASQASFTRVSSLTLFNAL
- a CDS encoding MotA/TolQ/ExbB proton channel family protein; translation: MLSETAASSGGILEGFFDPAALVVVLAGTFLATIARCGGREIRAAGRALIRLGKRTFDEDANRAALARSVSAIAKRGHLCAETSTPPDPATARLVDAYVVSGSLDLLHSTARAERAHREIAMAQAVRVFEFAGELAPVFGLVGTLFSITQLAPSATGSAAEVTMAAVGTAVLSSLYGVLTANLVCIPLARAIERRGEREEEVRADLLEWFDAELTGGSTRSITPVQDAA
- the flgB gene encoding flagellar basal body rod protein FlgB, producing MNEQIFGIHGAALELRSQRMGVLASNIANAATPGFKARDIDFNAALDARLSSSRSGDMMAGEPEMLFRRPTMPSLDGNTVELGREQVAFAENALAYSATLSFVQGKVNTITRALKGE
- the flgC gene encoding flagellar basal body rod protein FlgC codes for the protein MPDRAPMTMFSMTQQAMSAQMVRMNAATSNLANAGSVSSNEADAYRPIRAVFASELDRASGLSAVRSDGLVRSESAPTKRYDPDHPLADETGHIWEAAVDESAEMVEIMESARQYQNMVQALQTAKQLMLETLRSNS
- a CDS encoding flagellar basal body L-ring protein FlgH, which produces MRTPIRLAITALAALSLSACLGGGPDRELGFTAPPPPPAPTAIAGAQSGTQGAIFQASQGYSALVVGTRARQLGDMVTILLIESTSTSKSTTGSTQRDGGFALIPPTAGPLDFLNPNALNASGQGSFNGSGNAAQQSQMTGAVAVTIAAIYPNGTAEVVGEKQMSLSQGDEWVQFAGRIRLVDIDADNTLPSSRVANARIIYAGQGAVQQASRPGWLSRFFNAVSPF
- a CDS encoding rod-binding protein, whose translation is MITPIRPQTDAASAQISPERLELREAAQGFEAIMIRRMLESARAASFSEDTPLTGGGLKQFEKMRDENFAEIASQSGAFGFARSIEEQLAQFLPANGEE
- a CDS encoding flagellar hook basal-body protein; this encodes MSFFTSLSGMRNAETDLRVISNNIANAETAGFKKSNAQFADLVATGGSTDPRRTPGIGAAVSAISQDFGLGQLEQTGRVLDVAINGDGFIATANAISGDVTFTRNGNLQLVATGELQDAFGDLVQAFPVDATGTPTSTTPANVLVPTVNGAGETLSSISLDAQGLLVATYSDGSNEPVAMISLASFASNGGLRPIGQTKWETTADSGPPTYGQPGIGNLGQLFSGALERSNVDLAEEMVSLLTAQRNFQANARAIDTATAISQTVLNLQR